In one window of Solanum pennellii chromosome 2, SPENNV200 DNA:
- the LOC107010597 gene encoding uncharacterized protein LOC107010597, with amino-acid sequence MRAQQLFSVNVGNICGPRLLPVDLMRSLFPSWTMHDTRIDCYIEIVAPYVQHLKISGDFVGVEVRLGHLSSLIQAHLTYELYDFRVSGEVIDKSIACANELIIPSWYIKQWCEHMDVLEHNYENIFIRSLQNLKT; translated from the exons ATGCGTGCCCAACAACTATTCTCTGTAAACGTTGGTAATATCTGTGGACCTCGATTGTTACCGGTTGATCTGATGAGAAGTTTATTTCCTTCCTGGACAATGCACGATACTCGAATTGATTGTTACATTGAAATCGTTGCTCCATATGTTCAACATTTAAAGATTTCTGGGGATTTTGTTGGTGTGGAAGTTAGGCTTGGACACCTGTCGTCTTTGATCCAGGCTCATCTTACCTACGAATTATACGACTTCCGTGTATCTGGTGAAGTAATTGACAAAAGCATAGCATGTGCTAACGAGCTAATCATCCCATCCTGGTACATCAAG CAATGGTGTGAACACATGGATGTGTTGGAACACAACTACGAAAACATATTCATACGGTCTTTGCAGAATCTGAAAACCTAA